The following are encoded in a window of bacterium genomic DNA:
- a CDS encoding PorV/PorQ family protein, with protein MLNRLNTTLLLLALLLWAGSLSAAGGSGSGYNPANGLPDGFSEAGTRTAEFLTIPVGARGVALGGAFGALADDISALWWNPAGVAAITRPQVLLNVVDLPLDVRYTYTAGAAPLLDGKLVLGAFMGVLTSGDQEITTVTQPEGTGATFSTYSLQGGGSLAWNFSDRFAAGLNLKAVHEDIAGNTQSTFAFDLGTNYHARLAGREIRLAFLIRNLGGNMAFSGNSLKVELPAEEVYSGGGVGRQERKALRQATRFKLPTSFDVSLSYVLAQGDNYTWAGAAEFAQNSDMPVSYHLGSELTRKLGKTTASLRGGWEFRGDELGLEGSDRLRGLSAGGGILYDFLAFHGSIDYAWRNWGRLSASHLFSLGIGF; from the coding sequence ATGCTGAATCGCCTGAACACAACCCTTCTCCTGCTCGCCCTTCTTCTTTGGGCCGGGTCTCTCTCCGCGGCCGGGGGCAGCGGCAGCGGCTACAACCCGGCCAACGGCCTCCCGGATGGTTTCAGCGAGGCCGGCACCCGCACGGCCGAGTTCCTGACCATCCCGGTGGGCGCGCGCGGAGTGGCCCTGGGAGGCGCGTTCGGCGCCCTGGCGGATGACATCTCGGCCCTCTGGTGGAACCCGGCCGGCGTGGCCGCGATCACCCGGCCCCAGGTGCTGCTGAACGTGGTCGACCTGCCGCTGGATGTCCGCTACACCTACACCGCGGGCGCCGCTCCGCTGCTGGACGGTAAGCTTGTGCTGGGCGCGTTCATGGGCGTGCTCACCAGCGGCGACCAGGAGATCACCACAGTCACCCAGCCCGAGGGCACCGGGGCCACGTTCAGCACCTACAGCCTGCAAGGCGGCGGCAGCCTGGCCTGGAACTTCTCGGACCGTTTTGCCGCGGGGCTCAACCTCAAGGCCGTGCACGAGGACATCGCCGGGAACACCCAGAGCACGTTCGCTTTCGACCTGGGCACCAACTACCATGCCCGTCTGGCCGGCCGCGAAATCCGCCTGGCGTTCCTGATCCGCAACCTGGGCGGCAACATGGCGTTCAGCGGCAACAGCCTCAAGGTGGAGCTTCCCGCCGAGGAGGTCTACTCCGGCGGTGGTGTCGGCCGTCAGGAGCGCAAAGCCCTGCGCCAGGCCACCCGTTTCAAGCTGCCCACCAGTTTCGATGTGTCTCTATCATACGTGCTGGCCCAGGGTGACAATTACACCTGGGCCGGGGCGGCCGAGTTCGCCCAGAACAGCGACATGCCGGTGAGCTACCACCTGGGCAGCGAGCTGACCCGCAAGCTGGGCAAGACCACGGCCAGCCTGCGCGGCGGCTGGGAGTTCCGTGGCGATGAGCTGGGCCTTGAGGGTAGCGACCGTCTGCGCGGCCTCTCCGCCG